The stretch of DNA ACGGAGTTCATCGAATAGACGCGCAGGCGGTAGGCCGTGCCGTTGTCGAGGCCGCTGATGACCCAGACTCCGTCGGTGAGCACCGGGTACACCCGGCTCCACGAGGTGACGCCGTCGGTGGTGGTTCCCACGTGCCAGACGGCGGCGTTCGCGTTGCTCGGGTTCGCGTCGGTGGATGGGAAGGAGACATCGGCGAGGATCCGGCCGTCCGCGGGGGTCAGCGAGCCGATCACCGGCTGCGCCGGCTCTGCGATGGCGCGGACGGTGGACGACTCGGTCCAGGCGCCGGCTCCTGCCGAGTTGATGGCGCGGGTGCGCACCCGGTACTCGGTGCCGGCGGTGAGGTTGTCGAAGGTGCGGGTGACGCCGTCCGCCGAGACGGCGGGCGTGATGGCGGTCCAGCCGACGGGGCTGCCCGCCACCATCTCGGTGATCTGCCACTCGTTCGAGACGACGGGTGCCTGCGTGGTGCCGGTGTAGACGGCGGAGACGGTGAACGCCCGCAGCCACTGCAGGGGCGTGCTCACCGTCGGCGCCGCGGGCGCGGCGACGGGACGCAGCACACCGCTCGTCACCCACGCGCTCGAACCCATGCCGTTCTTGGCACGTACGCGGAAGCGGTAATCCGTTCCATTGGTGAGGCCGGAGATTTGGAACGGGTCTGACCCGCTCACGGTGGCCGCAGTCCACGTATTCGTGGAAGTCGGCGCGTACTGCCACTCGGCGGCGGAGTACTGGCTCGGCTGAGCCGCCGAGGTCGGGAAGGTGACGCTGGTGAGAATACGACCGTTGTCGCCAGAGCTGAGACCGATGACGGGCGCGGCGGGTGCGCCGTAGGGCGTGGCCGAGGCGACGGAGGAGGTGGTCTGCTCTCCGCCCGCGTCGAGGGTGGTCACCGAGAAGTCGTAGGGCGTGCCGTTGGTCAGACCCGTGACGGAGGCCGTGGTGCCGGTCACGTCGCCGAAGGTGCTCCACGAGGCGTCGGAGCTCTTCTTGTACTTGACCCGGTACGACGGCGTCGTCGGGGCGGGCGACGGAGCCGCCCAGGCCAGCGAAGCGCTCGAGTCGCCGGCGGTCGCGACGACGGAGGTCGGGGCGCCGAAGACCATGCGCATGGTGCTCGAGACGACCTCGGTGGGCCCGAAGGTCTGGTAGCCCCAGACCCGGCCCCGGTAGCCCATGGACACGGTGTAGGTCTCGCCGGAGACGAACGACGAGGCCGGAACCGTCACGGTGGTCGGGTTGCTGGCGACCCCGACGTTCGAGGCCGCGATCGTCGGATTCGACGGGTTGCTCGGGACGAACGAGTAGTTGAAGGTCGTGTCGCTGGTCCCCGGATTCGGGAAGTTCATCACGACGGAGCCGTTCGCCTGCTTCACTGCGGTGGGCGCCCAGTTGTCGGTGCTGATCACCTGCGAGCTCTGCACGACGCCGTTTTTCAGCAGCTCCACGGTCCAGTTGCCGTCGACCGGGAAGCCGAGGCCCGACTCCCAGGTGCCGACGAACTGGTCGAAGGCGTAGCTGGTGGTCAAGACCTGTCCCTGAGGTCCGGTCGCACGCACCGTGAAGGTCTGCGGCGTCCCGTAGTCGTTGCTCACCCAGAACGAGAGCAGCTGCGGGTAGATCGACATGATGCGCGTGTCGTAGGCGAACGCGACGTTCGTCGGGATGACGGCGGCGACCACGGCGATGAATGCGGTGAGCACGGCGGCGAGCTTGAGCCGCAGTCGACCGCGGCTGGTCGCGCGGTCGGTCGTTGTCGTTGTCATGTGAAGCTGATTCCCCCATTGCTGCAGATCAGGGAGCACAGCCACCCGCGGGCGCCTTGAAGCGCGTCCACGAAATGCCCCCTGTTGCTCGAACGGTCCCCCCGGACCTGTGGTGCTCGAGCAGAGCTATTCCACTAGAACGGTGCCACCCCCCGCTAATCCCCGAAAGAGTGCGCCTGACTCGGGGGGCACCGGATGTTCGCTCACCGAACGTTCGCCGCGTACCGTCGGCCCGAAACGACGGAAACAGCCGCCGACGCGGCGCGGTAACCCCCGGTTCACCGCTCGGACACCGGGTGCGGTCTAGCCTTCAACGCATGACAGCACCGAGCAGCGACGCTCCCCCCACGCCTCTTGCGGCGACCTCGGCGAGCGCCGCGAGCGTGTTCGCCACCGGCGGCTCCGTACCCCGCTCGAAGGTCTTCGCCTGGGCGCTGTGGGACTGGGCGACGCAGCCGTTCAACACGGTCATCAACACCTTCGTCTTCACCGCTCTGTATCTGCTCACGGAGGCCTTCACCTCCGACGGCGTGAGCGTCGACGATCTCTCCGCGCAACTGGGCCTCGCTGTGGGCCTCGCCGGTGTCGTCGTCGCCGTGCTCGCACCGGTGCTCGGGCGCCGCACCGATGCGGGCGGCAACCGCAAGCGCTGGCTGATGGTGTGGACGGCGCTGCTCGCGGTGGCGATGGGCGCGATGTTCTTCGTGGAGGAGAGCCCATCGTTCTTCCTGCTCGGTGCGATCCTCGTCGCGGTCGCCGGCGTCTTCTCCGAGCTCGCCGCCGTCAACTACAACGCGATGATCGTGCAGGTCGCCACCCCGCGCACCCTCGGCAAGGTCAGCGGCCTCGGCTGGGGCTTCGGCTACATCGGCGGCATCATCACACTCGTCCTCGTCATCGTCGCGCAGCTCTCCAGCTGGTTCGGCATCCCCGACGAGAACGGACTGCCGCTGCGTCTCGTCGCCGTCATGTGCGCCGTGTGGACCGTCGTGTTCTCGATCCCGCTCTTCCTCGCGATCCCCGAGATCCCGCCGGTCCCCAGTGCGAAGCGCTCGTCGTTCTTCGGCAGTTACGTCGACCTCGCCCGCGACGTCGCCCGCATCTTCCGCGAGGACCGTCCGCTGTTCTGGTTCCTCCTCGCTAGCGCGATCTACCGCGACGGACTGTCGGCGGTGTTCGCCTTCGGCGGGGCGATCGCGAGCGTCACCTTCGGCTTCGAGTTCATGGAGGTCGTCGTCTTCGGCGTGGCCGGCAATCTCGTGGCGGGTCTCAGCACGATCATCGCCGGCCGCCTCGACGACCGGTTCGGGCCTCGAGCCGTCATCATCGGCTCGATCGCGGGCCTCGTCGTGTCGGGTCTCGGTGTGTTCCTGCTGCGCGACGCCGGCACCGCGCCCTTCTGGGTGGGCGGCCTCCTGCTCTGCCTCTTCGTCGGGCCCGCCCAGGCGGCGAGCCGCTCCTACCTTGCTCGGGCCACTCCCCCGGGTCACGAGGGCGAGCTCTTCGGCCTCTACGCCACGACCGGTCGGGCGGCGAGCTTCATCGCGCCCCTCGCGTTCTCGGGCTTCATCGCCTGGTTCGGCGCCCAGGCCTTCGGCATCATCGGCATCGTCCTCGTCCTCGCGGTGGGCGGCGGGCTGATGTTCCTCATCCGCACGCCGCGGTCGGCGGCGAACTCGGTCGACTGATCCCTCGACTCGTGAACGACGAAAGGCCCTCGGGAACGATCCCGAGGGCCTTTCGTGTCATGGACGCGTCCTAGTCGG from Herbiconiux sp. L3-i23 encodes:
- a CDS encoding MFS transporter: MTAPSSDAPPTPLAATSASAASVFATGGSVPRSKVFAWALWDWATQPFNTVINTFVFTALYLLTEAFTSDGVSVDDLSAQLGLAVGLAGVVVAVLAPVLGRRTDAGGNRKRWLMVWTALLAVAMGAMFFVEESPSFFLLGAILVAVAGVFSELAAVNYNAMIVQVATPRTLGKVSGLGWGFGYIGGIITLVLVIVAQLSSWFGIPDENGLPLRLVAVMCAVWTVVFSIPLFLAIPEIPPVPSAKRSSFFGSYVDLARDVARIFREDRPLFWFLLASAIYRDGLSAVFAFGGAIASVTFGFEFMEVVVFGVAGNLVAGLSTIIAGRLDDRFGPRAVIIGSIAGLVVSGLGVFLLRDAGTAPFWVGGLLLCLFVGPAQAASRSYLARATPPGHEGELFGLYATTGRAASFIAPLAFSGFIAWFGAQAFGIIGIVLVLAVGGGLMFLIRTPRSAANSVD